One region of Haloprofundus salilacus genomic DNA includes:
- a CDS encoding NAD(P)H-hydrate dehydratase, producing the protein MITSRRMAAVDENAEALGVPRKQLMESSGNAIAREVRSLVDDGASVSIVAGRGNNGGDAFVAARFLKEYDVTVHLLGRPETISTDIARENWEALGNAEFDARVVRDSKALELGDPDLVVDAMLGTGVTGALRDPEASAAKAINDADATVLAVDVPSGVDADTGDSAGVAVDTDHVVTFHDDKPGLGGLDATVTVADIGIPAAAERFVGPGDLNVLVRDPESHKGDNGDVLVIGGGPFSGAPALSARAVLRAGADLVNVVCPENVADAVRGYSENFIVHDLDGNRLRPAHIDELLGRAESKDAVVLGPGLGGADETLDAVRQFLSGFDGTAVVDADALQVVPKVDTDATLVCTPHQGELQKMGGETADNWEARAELVEEFAAELGQTLLVKGAHDVISDGKRTRVSRTGNAGMTVGGTGDVLAGVTGALAATQDPFEAASVAAWANGRAGDVVAEERGYGLVATDLADQLPKAMNRGGEVEGV; encoded by the coding sequence ATGATAACGTCCCGTCGAATGGCCGCCGTCGACGAGAACGCGGAGGCGCTCGGCGTTCCGCGAAAGCAACTGATGGAGTCGAGCGGGAACGCCATCGCTCGCGAGGTTCGCTCGCTCGTCGACGACGGCGCGTCGGTGAGCATCGTCGCCGGACGCGGTAACAACGGCGGCGACGCGTTCGTCGCCGCTCGATTTCTGAAGGAGTACGACGTGACGGTCCACCTGCTCGGCCGTCCGGAGACGATTTCGACCGATATCGCCCGCGAGAACTGGGAGGCGCTTGGAAACGCCGAGTTCGACGCGAGAGTCGTTCGCGACTCCAAGGCGCTGGAACTCGGCGACCCGGACCTCGTCGTCGACGCGATGCTCGGCACCGGCGTCACGGGCGCGCTCCGCGACCCCGAGGCGTCGGCCGCGAAAGCAATAAACGACGCCGACGCGACGGTGCTCGCCGTCGACGTTCCCTCCGGTGTCGACGCCGATACCGGCGACTCCGCGGGCGTCGCCGTCGACACCGACCACGTCGTAACGTTTCACGACGACAAACCCGGACTCGGCGGTCTCGACGCGACGGTCACCGTCGCTGATATCGGCATCCCGGCGGCTGCAGAGCGGTTCGTCGGTCCCGGCGACTTGAACGTCCTCGTCCGGGACCCGGAGAGCCACAAGGGAGACAACGGCGACGTACTCGTCATCGGCGGCGGGCCGTTCTCCGGCGCGCCCGCGCTGTCTGCGCGAGCGGTGCTCAGGGCGGGCGCCGACCTCGTCAACGTCGTGTGCCCCGAGAACGTCGCCGACGCGGTCCGCGGCTACAGCGAGAACTTCATCGTCCACGACCTCGACGGCAATCGTCTCCGACCGGCGCACATCGACGAACTGCTCGGTCGGGCCGAGAGCAAAGACGCCGTCGTGCTAGGACCCGGACTCGGCGGCGCGGACGAGACGCTCGACGCCGTCCGGCAGTTCCTCTCGGGGTTCGACGGAACCGCCGTCGTCGACGCCGACGCGCTGCAGGTCGTCCCTAAGGTGGACACCGACGCGACGCTCGTCTGCACGCCGCACCAAGGCGAGTTGCAGAAGATGGGCGGCGAGACGGCCGACAACTGGGAGGCGCGCGCCGAGTTGGTCGAGGAGTTCGCCGCCGAACTGGGACAGACGCTCCTCGTGAAGGGAGCGCACGACGTGATTTCCGACGGCAAGCGGACGCGCGTTAGCCGAACCGGCAACGCAGGGATGACTGTCGGCGGCACGGGCGACGTACTTGCCGGCGTCACAGGCGCGCTCGCGGCGACGCAAGACCCCTTCGAAGCCGCGAGCGTCGCCGCGTGGGCGAACGGTCGCGCCGGGGACGTCGTCGCCGAAGAGCGCGGCTACGGACTCGTCGCGACGGACCTCGCCGACCAGTTACCGAAAGCGATGAACCGCGGCGGCGAGGTTGAAGGAGTATGA
- the moaC gene encoding cyclic pyranopterin monophosphate synthase MoaC, translating into MTEERRPTGPADHTGPVDTDDSGDPADHTNPDDAESDAKSGADSDSHAESNTGTDSDVEGGRSQLTHTDERGNVQMVDVGAKPDTARRAEARGEIRLSESTLDAIRVDEIEKGDVLATARVGAVQAVKHTWETIPMCHQIPITNVDTEFDVRDDRVVLSVAVETTGKTGCEMEALEGVTTGLNVVWDMVKAAEKDDDGQYPGTSIQEVSVVSKEKRTLE; encoded by the coding sequence ATGACCGAAGAACGACGACCAACTGGACCCGCCGACCACACCGGACCGGTCGACACTGACGACTCCGGCGACCCCGCAGACCACACCAACCCTGACGACGCCGAATCGGACGCCAAGAGCGGCGCCGACAGCGACTCTCACGCTGAGAGCAACACCGGCACTGATTCCGACGTTGAAGGCGGTCGCTCGCAGTTGACTCACACCGACGAAAGAGGTAACGTCCAGATGGTCGACGTCGGCGCGAAACCGGATACGGCCCGGCGCGCGGAGGCGCGAGGCGAGATACGGTTGAGCGAATCCACTCTCGACGCCATTCGGGTCGACGAAATCGAGAAGGGAGACGTGCTGGCGACGGCCCGCGTCGGCGCAGTTCAGGCGGTCAAACACACGTGGGAAACGATTCCGATGTGTCACCAGATCCCCATCACGAACGTCGACACCGAGTTCGACGTGCGAGACGACCGAGTAGTGCTCTCCGTCGCCGTCGAAACTACCGGGAAGACCGGTTGCGAGATGGAGGCGCTCGAAGGCGTCACCACCGGACTGAACGTCGTTTGGGATATGGTGAAAGCCGCCGAGAAGGACGACGACGGCCAGTATCCCGGAACCTCGATTCAGGAAGTATCCGTCGTCTCGAAGGAGAAGCGGACGCTGGAGTAG
- a CDS encoding 5'-deoxyadenosine deaminase, which yields MLLSGTVVVDAETVIENGAVVVDGDRITAVGERSELLDRYPDRERRSYDVLLPGLVGGHIHSVQSLGRGIADDTSLLDWLFDHVLPMEANLDADGMRTAAELGYLELVESGTTTAIDHLSVRHAEEAFEAAGEVGIRGRIGKVLMDKDSPLGLVEDTQAALDETEELIQRYHGSFGNRIRYAVTPRFAVSCTEECLRGARELADRYDGVRIHTHASENRDEIATVERETGMRNIHWLDEVGLTGEDVILAHCVHTDESEREVLADTGTHVTYCPSSNMKLASGIAPIVDYLDRGINVALGNDGPPCNNTLDAFTEMRQASLLQKVQTLDPTTTPAGVIFEMATRNGAKAAGFERVGKLEAGWKADVVGLTTDLTRATPLHDVLSHLVFSAHGDDVQFTMVDGEILYEDGEHVRADADEIRERAREYDIAEERRGHEHPA from the coding sequence ATGCTACTCTCTGGAACCGTCGTCGTCGACGCGGAGACCGTCATCGAGAACGGAGCCGTCGTCGTCGACGGCGACCGCATCACGGCCGTCGGCGAGCGTTCGGAGCTCCTCGACCGCTATCCGGACCGCGAACGGCGGTCGTACGACGTGCTGCTGCCAGGTCTCGTCGGAGGCCACATCCACTCGGTGCAGTCGCTCGGCCGTGGCATCGCAGACGACACCTCCCTCCTCGACTGGCTGTTCGACCACGTGCTCCCGATGGAGGCGAACCTCGACGCCGACGGGATGCGCACCGCTGCGGAACTCGGCTACCTCGAACTCGTCGAGTCGGGAACGACGACCGCCATCGACCACCTCTCGGTCCGCCACGCCGAGGAGGCGTTCGAGGCCGCCGGCGAGGTCGGCATCCGTGGGCGAATCGGCAAAGTGCTCATGGACAAAGACTCGCCGCTGGGACTTGTCGAAGATACGCAGGCCGCCCTCGACGAGACGGAGGAACTCATCCAGAGATATCACGGCTCGTTCGGCAACCGCATCCGCTACGCGGTGACGCCGCGCTTCGCCGTCAGTTGCACCGAGGAATGTCTTCGCGGCGCGCGCGAACTCGCCGACCGCTACGACGGCGTCAGAATCCACACCCACGCCAGCGAGAACCGCGACGAAATCGCCACCGTCGAACGCGAGACCGGGATGCGCAACATCCACTGGCTCGACGAGGTCGGACTGACCGGCGAGGATGTCATTCTCGCGCACTGCGTCCACACCGACGAATCCGAACGCGAGGTCCTCGCCGACACCGGCACGCACGTCACCTACTGCCCGTCGTCGAACATGAAACTCGCCTCGGGTATCGCCCCTATCGTCGACTACCTCGACCGGGGGATCAACGTCGCGCTCGGCAACGACGGTCCGCCCTGCAACAACACGCTCGACGCATTCACCGAGATGCGGCAGGCGAGTCTCCTCCAGAAGGTGCAGACGCTCGACCCGACGACGACCCCTGCAGGAGTCATCTTCGAGATGGCGACCCGAAACGGCGCGAAGGCCGCCGGATTCGAGCGGGTTGGAAAACTCGAAGCAGGCTGGAAAGCCGACGTCGTCGGCCTCACGACGGACCTCACACGCGCGACGCCACTGCACGACGTGCTCTCCCATCTCGTCTTCTCAGCGCACGGCGACGACGTGCAGTTCACGATGGTCGACGGCGAGATTCTGTACGAGGACGGCGAACACGTCCGCGCCGACGCCGACGAAATCAGAGAGAGAGCCAGAGAGTACGACATCGCCGAAGAGCGTCGCGGGCACGAGCACCCGGCGTAG